The following coding sequences lie in one Gemmatimonadaceae bacterium genomic window:
- a CDS encoding sulfide/dihydroorotate dehydrogenase-like FAD/NAD-binding protein — translation MSRVLPVQDELEQYAQSTRTLEATRSQLEELEHTDAVSLFQKQIELLKKRLLADPTSLRSMFVADGVQAIAWEFQQDALGAAFTSTIWNLLVRDDEMSTILLRFLWAMPLKFKRKFIKAIDEHLSDRYPMFKGLSVGWPSDAYIPPYIRPAEQRSHDFELVNQGYLGYMNVGYSAREVELFVWLEVLRDKQCQDRPCELGVLVHGKPEPKGGCPVKIHIPEMLDLLGQGKFRQALELIEGCNPLPNVTGRVCPQELQCQSVCAHTKRPIEIGQLEWYLPQRDKLVNPDISPRFAGVVSPWVRGDKPPIAVVGSGPSGLINAYLLAVEGFPVTVFEAFHELGGVLRYGIPEFRLPNELIDDVVNKITRLGGRFVRNFVVGKTATLDDLKAAGFWKIFVGTGAGLPTFMNVPGEHLLGVMSANEFLTRVNLMRAIDDKYETPLPDTNGKEVFVIGGGNTAMDAARTARRLGANVTIVYRRTQSEMPARKEELHHALEEGIQLKALRTPIEFIGDAVTNFISHAVLEVNELGPPDKTGRRSPIATGNTERVPVDLVIMALGNKANPIMTDAEPGLKTSKWGTIELEPGSQRTSIADVYTGGDAARGGSTAIRAAGDGQAAAREIVGAIPFSAEEIKERVERAARYTELGQASQTIVNKVDLAGGIVEFTVRAPLIAASAKAGQFVRVLAWEDGELVPLTLADWDTEAGTIDLVIQGMGTSSMLMNKMAVGESFAGIAGPLGRASELHAHAADETVVFVAGGVGLPPVYPIMREHLRMGHHVTLIAGFRSANLLFWTGEQERVGRLQAEYGEQLDVIYTSNDGTFGVKGFVTGPLDEILKADVTSKGRRIAEVVAIGPPLMMRAVSDLTRPYGVRTIASLNSIMVDATGMCGACMVPVILDGVMVRKHACIDGPEIDAHIIDWDKFLPRFGAFKAQEQRSKVAHGLV, via the coding sequence ATGAGCCGAGTGCTGCCGGTGCAGGACGAGCTGGAACAGTATGCGCAGAGCACGCGCACGCTGGAGGCGACGCGCAGCCAGCTGGAAGAGCTTGAGCATACCGATGCCGTCAGCCTCTTCCAGAAGCAGATCGAGTTGCTGAAGAAGCGACTGCTGGCCGACCCGACGTCGCTGCGCAGCATGTTTGTGGCCGACGGCGTGCAGGCCATTGCGTGGGAATTCCAGCAGGATGCGCTGGGCGCGGCATTCACGAGCACCATCTGGAACCTGCTGGTGCGCGACGATGAGATGAGCACCATCCTGTTGCGCTTTTTGTGGGCAATGCCGCTCAAGTTCAAGCGCAAGTTCATCAAGGCCATCGACGAGCATCTGTCGGATCGGTACCCGATGTTCAAAGGACTGTCGGTGGGTTGGCCAAGCGATGCCTACATTCCACCATACATCCGTCCCGCCGAACAGCGTTCACACGACTTTGAGCTGGTGAATCAGGGCTATCTGGGCTACATGAACGTGGGCTACTCGGCGCGCGAGGTCGAGCTGTTCGTGTGGCTTGAAGTGCTGCGGGACAAGCAGTGTCAGGATCGGCCATGCGAACTGGGTGTCCTGGTGCATGGCAAACCCGAGCCCAAGGGCGGCTGTCCGGTCAAGATCCACATTCCCGAGATGCTGGACTTGCTGGGTCAGGGCAAGTTCCGGCAGGCGCTGGAGCTGATTGAGGGATGCAACCCGCTTCCCAATGTGACCGGCCGCGTGTGTCCGCAGGAGTTGCAATGCCAGAGCGTGTGCGCGCACACCAAGCGACCCATCGAGATTGGTCAACTGGAGTGGTATCTGCCGCAGCGCGACAAACTGGTGAACCCGGACATCTCACCGCGATTCGCCGGCGTGGTGAGTCCCTGGGTGCGCGGCGACAAGCCACCCATTGCGGTGGTGGGATCAGGCCCGTCGGGGCTGATCAACGCGTATCTGCTGGCCGTGGAAGGATTCCCCGTCACCGTGTTCGAGGCGTTTCATGAGCTGGGCGGTGTGCTGCGCTACGGCATTCCTGAATTCCGGCTGCCCAACGAACTGATTGACGACGTGGTCAACAAGATCACGCGGCTGGGCGGTCGTTTCGTGCGCAACTTCGTGGTGGGCAAGACCGCTACGCTGGACGACCTCAAGGCGGCGGGCTTCTGGAAGATCTTCGTGGGCACTGGCGCCGGTTTGCCTACGTTCATGAATGTGCCGGGCGAGCACCTGCTGGGCGTAATGTCGGCGAATGAGTTCCTGACGCGCGTGAATCTGATGCGCGCCATCGACGACAAGTACGAAACGCCGTTGCCCGACACCAACGGCAAGGAAGTCTTCGTGATTGGCGGCGGCAACACGGCCATGGATGCCGCGCGGACCGCACGCCGACTCGGCGCCAATGTCACGATTGTCTATCGTCGTACGCAGTCGGAAATGCCGGCGCGCAAGGAGGAGTTGCATCACGCGCTGGAAGAAGGCATTCAGCTCAAGGCATTGCGCACGCCAATCGAGTTCATTGGCGATGCCGTGACGAACTTCATCAGTCATGCCGTGCTCGAGGTCAACGAACTCGGCCCGCCGGACAAGACCGGTCGACGTAGTCCGATCGCAACAGGGAACACGGAGCGGGTGCCGGTGGACCTGGTGATCATGGCGTTGGGCAACAAGGCCAACCCGATCATGACCGACGCGGAGCCGGGGCTCAAGACGTCGAAGTGGGGCACCATCGAACTGGAGCCGGGCTCGCAGCGCACGTCGATTGCCGACGTGTACACCGGTGGCGATGCGGCGCGCGGCGGTTCCACGGCCATTCGTGCGGCAGGTGATGGACAGGCCGCGGCGCGGGAGATTGTCGGGGCGATTCCCTTCTCTGCTGAAGAGATCAAGGAGCGCGTGGAAAGGGCAGCACGCTACACCGAACTCGGACAGGCCAGTCAGACCATCGTGAACAAAGTCGACCTGGCCGGTGGCATTGTGGAGTTCACGGTGCGCGCGCCGCTCATTGCGGCGTCAGCGAAGGCTGGTCAATTCGTGCGCGTACTGGCGTGGGAAGACGGCGAACTGGTGCCACTCACGCTGGCCGATTGGGACACCGAGGCCGGCACGATTGATCTCGTGATTCAGGGGATGGGTACGAGCTCAATGCTGATGAACAAGATGGCGGTTGGCGAGTCGTTTGCCGGCATTGCCGGGCCGCTTGGTCGCGCCAGCGAGCTGCACGCGCATGCGGCCGATGAAACGGTCGTGTTCGTGGCCGGTGGCGTGGGGCTGCCACCCGTGTATCCGATCATGCGGGAGCACCTGCGGATGGGCCATCACGTCACACTGATTGCCGGCTTCCGCTCGGCCAACCTGTTGTTCTGGACCGGTGAGCAGGAGCGGGTGGGGCGGCTCCAGGCAGAGTACGGCGAACAACTGGACGTGATCTACACGTCGAATGACGGCACGTTCGGGGTGAAGGGTTTCGTCACCGGACCGTTGGACGAGATCCTGAAGGCGGACGTGACGAGCAAGGGTCGACGGATCGCCGAGGTGGTGGCCATTGGTCCGCCGCTCATGATGCGCGCGGTGAGCGATCTCACGCGACCGTATGGTGTGCGGACCATTGCCAGTCTCAACTCGATCATGGTGGACGCGACGGGCATGTGCGGTGCCTGCATGGTGCCGGTGATTCTTGACGGCGTGATGGTGCGCAAACATGCGTGCATCGATGGTCCCGAAATCGATGCGCACATCATCGACTGGGACAAATTCCTACCGCGTTTTGGTGCCTTCAAGGCGCAGGAGCAGCGCAGCAAGGTCGCCCACGGATTGGTGTAG
- a CDS encoding DUF2277 domain-containing protein: MCRNIKTLANFEPPATDGEIRASALQFVRKLSGSTRPSKANEAAFNRAVDDVTLAAERLVRSMTTNAPPRTREEELEKARARNLKRFG, encoded by the coding sequence ATGTGCCGCAATATCAAGACGCTTGCCAATTTCGAGCCACCCGCGACCGACGGCGAGATCCGCGCGTCCGCCCTGCAATTCGTGCGCAAACTGAGCGGGTCCACGCGTCCGTCAAAGGCGAACGAAGCGGCGTTCAACCGCGCTGTCGATGACGTGACGTTGGCCGCGGAGCGGCTCGTGCGATCCATGACCACGAACGCGCCGCCGCGCACACGCGAAGAGGAACTGGAGAAGGCGCGGGCGCGCAATCTCAAGCGATTCGGGTGA
- a CDS encoding aminotransferase class V-fold PLP-dependent enzyme — protein MSSRPARRQFLSQLAASGALAAGFAPTFRFDPPNGLPDDTPFAPNAEDSDAKVFAAARKQFLFPTNVTYCNTGTLGASPREVMTALVGGLQNLERDLPDWPYFQADGEPLTGYQQLADFRAEAGAFINAPVDEIAFTQNATMGMSMIANGLDLASGDEVVTTDQEHSGGIGGWLLRGKRHGVVVKQVPMEAAFAKGPDAIVQAFADAITPRTRVVMFSQITSGLGVRLPTRELCTLAHDRGALAIVDGAQAIGQVKVDVKQLGCDAYVASPHKWLLAPKGTGILYITRALQPRVWSTLASGGFDDDTTGAFRFMHYGTGSLPVMHGLRAAIKFISAIGIDRIERWDGMLTKRLRDGLARIPLARVASPGDARLAAGITTFSFNGQPGRDLQNALWERKIRVRAQGGSRGVRLSAHLYVSPADIDRVVEVTAAMKRIG, from the coding sequence ATGTCCAGCCGCCCAGCCCGACGTCAGTTCCTGTCGCAACTCGCCGCGTCCGGCGCGCTCGCGGCCGGCTTTGCGCCGACGTTTCGCTTCGATCCGCCAAACGGGCTGCCTGACGATACGCCCTTTGCGCCAAACGCCGAGGATTCAGACGCCAAGGTCTTCGCCGCGGCGCGCAAGCAGTTTCTCTTCCCAACCAACGTTACGTACTGCAACACCGGCACGCTTGGCGCGTCCCCGCGTGAAGTGATGACGGCGCTCGTGGGTGGTCTGCAGAATCTGGAACGAGACCTCCCCGACTGGCCGTATTTTCAGGCCGATGGCGAGCCGCTGACCGGCTATCAGCAGCTGGCTGACTTTCGTGCCGAAGCGGGCGCGTTCATCAATGCACCGGTGGACGAGATTGCCTTCACGCAGAACGCAACGATGGGCATGAGCATGATTGCCAATGGACTTGACCTGGCGTCAGGTGACGAGGTGGTTACTACCGATCAGGAGCATTCCGGCGGCATTGGCGGCTGGCTGTTGCGCGGCAAGCGGCATGGGGTCGTGGTGAAACAGGTCCCCATGGAGGCCGCATTCGCGAAGGGGCCCGACGCGATTGTGCAGGCGTTCGCCGACGCCATCACGCCGCGCACGCGGGTGGTGATGTTCAGCCAGATCACGTCGGGGTTGGGCGTACGACTGCCCACACGCGAATTGTGCACGCTGGCGCACGATCGCGGCGCCCTGGCCATTGTGGATGGCGCGCAGGCCATTGGTCAGGTCAAGGTGGACGTCAAGCAACTGGGATGCGACGCGTACGTAGCCAGCCCGCACAAGTGGCTGTTGGCCCCCAAGGGCACGGGCATTCTGTACATCACGCGGGCACTGCAGCCGCGGGTATGGAGCACGCTGGCCAGTGGCGGTTTTGACGACGACACCACCGGCGCGTTTCGCTTCATGCACTACGGCACGGGGAGTCTGCCCGTGATGCACGGCCTGCGCGCGGCCATCAAGTTCATCAGTGCCATTGGTATTGACCGCATCGAGCGCTGGGACGGCATGCTGACCAAACGTTTGCGTGACGGATTGGCACGCATTCCGTTGGCGCGCGTGGCGTCACCCGGTGACGCCCGTCTGGCGGCCGGGATCACCACGTTCTCGTTCAACGGTCAGCCGGGGCGCGACCTGCAGAATGCCCTCTGGGAGCGGAAGATTCGCGTGCGGGCGCAGGGCGGGAGTCGAGGCGTGCGGCTATCCGCGCACCTGTACGTCAGTCCGGCCGATATCGATCGGGTGGTCGAGGTGACGGCGGCGATGAAGCGAATCGGGTAA